One window of the Triticum dicoccoides isolate Atlit2015 ecotype Zavitan chromosome 3B, WEW_v2.0, whole genome shotgun sequence genome contains the following:
- the LOC119279397 gene encoding uncharacterized protein LOC119279397 codes for MNPSIPPVHASLQLQTLPPALCIEQQQFGQRTTPLPRLLAPSASRLTAKPLPSSSPCSETTMAMADGLQGVAAELLLSPPVIARLRSSEPQAPPLWSVALPGDARFGDPGALLAAGPAALVAVAAVFLLPGPASRLPCTQAPPTLSPSHQQSPPSPYPSLSGAVENKTAWTNRFSLIHGLRVKY; via the coding sequence ATGAACCCATCCATCCCTCCTGTGCACGCTTCCCTGCAACTCCAGACGCTGCCCCCAGCTCTCTGCATCGAGCAGCAGCAGTTCGGGCAGAGGACGACGCCTCTGCCTCGACTGCTCGCCCCCTCTGCTTCGCGCTTGACTGCCAAGCCCCTCCCGTCCTCATCCCCGTGCAGCGAGACCACAATGGCCATGGCTGATGGCCTTCAGGGCGTCGCCGCGGAGCTTCTCCTGTCGCCTCCTGTTATCGCTCGCCTCCGCTCGTCGGAGCCCCAAGCACCGCCGCTGTGGAGTGTCGCCCTCCCCGGCGACGCTCGATTCGGTGACCCCGGAGCTCTCCTCGCCGCCGGCCCCGCGGCACTGGTCGCCGTCGCGGCTGTCTTCCTCCTCCCTGGCCCCGCCTCCCGCCTCCCGTGTACGCAAGCTCCTCCCACTCTCTCCCCCTCGCATCAGCAGTCGCCCCCTTCGCCTTATCCATCATTGAGCGGCGCGGTGGAAAATAAGACAGCGTGGACGAATCGTTTTTCACTTATCCATGGACTGCGGGTCAAATACTAA